A genomic window from Glycine soja cultivar W05 chromosome 10, ASM419377v2, whole genome shotgun sequence includes:
- the LOC114370112 gene encoding E3 ubiquitin-protein ligase PUB23-like — MDEIDVPPFFVCPISLELMKDPVTVSTGITYDRHSIEKWLFAAVPKNNTCPVTKQPLLPDLTPNHTLRRLIQAWCTVNASHGVQRIPTPKPPVDKTLIEKLLRDASASDSPSLQLRSLRTLKSIASESQSNKRCIESAKDAVSFLASFITTTVTVTTTTVLLDDVELEIKTSIAHEALSLLHSIQLSESGLKALMNHPEFINSLTKIMQSGIYESRAYAVFLLNSLSEVADPALLVNLKIDLFTELVQVLKDQVSEKASKATLRALIQVCPWGRNRVKAVEAGAVPVLVELLLECKERKPIEMMLVLLEILCQSADGRAGLLAHAAGVAIVAKKILRVSTMANDRAAKILLSVCRFSATHGVVQEMLQLGVVAKMCLVLQVDSGNKAKEKAREILKLHARAWRNSPCIPHNLLASFPMSS; from the coding sequence ATGGACGAGATCGACGTGCCTCCTTTCTTCGTATGCCCTATCTCATTAGAGCTCATGAAGGACCCCGTTACGGTCTCCACCGGCATCACCTACGACCGCCACAGCATCGAGAAGTGGCTCTTCGCCGCCGTGCCGAAGAACAACACGTGTCCCGTCACGAAGCAGCCCCTCCTCCCGGACCTCACTCCCAACCACACGCTCCGCAGGCTCATCCAAGCCTGGTGCACCGTCAACGCTTCTCACGGCGTCCAGAGAATCCCCACGCCAAAACCTCCCGTCGACAAAACCCTCATCGAGAAGCTCCTCCGCGACGCCTCGGCTTCCGATTCCCCGAGCCTCCAGCTCCGGTCCCTCCGAACCCTCAAGTCCATCGCCTCGGAATCCCAATCAAACAAACGCTGCATCGAATCCGCCAAAGACGCAGTTAGTTTCTTAGCATCATTTATAACCACCACTGTCACCGTCACCACTACCACCGTACTCCTCGATGACGTCGAGTTGGAAATAAAAACAAGTATAGCCCACGAAGCATTGAGCCTTTTACACAGCATTCAGCTGTCAGAATCCGGTTTAAAGGCTCTGATGAACCATCCAGAGTTTATAAACTCTCTAACCAAAATCATGCAGAGTGGAATCTACGAGTCACGCGCCTACGCGGTTTTCTTGCTGAATTCCTTATCCGAAGTGGCGGATCCGGCGCTGTTGGTTAACCtaaaaattgatttgttcaCTGAACTGGTTCAAGTTCTTAAGGATCAGGTTTCGGAGAAGGCCTCGAAGGCGACGCTGAGAGCATTGATCCAGGTGTGTCCGTGGGGGAGGAATAGGGTGAAGGCGGTGGAGGCCGGAGCAGTGCCGGTTCTGGTGGAGCTTCTTCTCGAATGCAAGGAGAGAAAACCAATTGAAATGATGCTTGTTTTGTTGGAGATTTTATGTCAGAGTGCTGATGGAAGGGCTGGTTTGTTGGCCCACGCGGCGGGGGTGGCGATAGTGGCGAAGAAGATTCTGAGGGTGTCCACGATGGCCAACGATAGGGCGGCGAAGATTCTGCTTTCGGTGTGCAGATTCTCTGCCACCCACGGCGTGGTGCAGGAGATGCTGCAGCTTGGGGTGGTGGCGAAGATGTGTTTGGTGCTGCAAGTGGATAGTGGGAACAAAGCGAAAGAGAAGGCTAGGGAGATTCTGAAATTGCATGCTAGGGCTTGGAGGAACTCGCCTTGCATACCTCACAATTTGCTTGCTTCGTTTCCAATGAGTTcctga